In a single window of the Nocardioides sp. L-11A genome:
- a CDS encoding ABC transporter ATP-binding protein has product MSGPGSAVLEFEDVHLSFGAVKAVNGVGFTVGEDELFAVIGPNGAGKTSIFNVLSGVYRPQQGRVRLHGTSLLGKRPPAIARLGMARTFQNIELFANLTVLDNLMLGRHQHIGYGTFAALAWIGRARNEELRHRRRVEEIVDFLDLEQWRKLPVGLLPYGVQKRVELGRALAMEPRLLLLDEPVAGMNLEETEDMARYILDIRDELRIPMIMVEHDMGLVMDIADRVLVVDFGTPVATGTPAEVQRDPDVIRAYLGGASV; this is encoded by the coding sequence GTGAGCGGCCCGGGCAGCGCCGTCCTGGAGTTCGAGGACGTCCACCTGTCCTTCGGCGCGGTCAAGGCGGTCAACGGCGTCGGCTTCACGGTCGGCGAGGACGAGCTGTTCGCGGTGATCGGTCCCAACGGCGCGGGGAAGACGAGCATCTTCAACGTGCTCTCCGGGGTCTACCGGCCGCAGCAGGGCCGGGTCCGGCTGCACGGCACCTCGCTGCTGGGCAAGCGACCGCCGGCCATCGCCCGGCTCGGCATGGCCCGCACCTTCCAGAACATCGAGCTGTTCGCGAACCTCACCGTCCTCGACAACCTGATGCTCGGGCGCCACCAGCACATCGGCTACGGCACCTTCGCCGCCCTGGCCTGGATCGGGCGGGCCCGCAACGAGGAGCTGCGGCACCGCCGCCGGGTCGAGGAGATCGTCGACTTCCTCGACCTCGAGCAGTGGCGCAAGCTCCCGGTCGGGCTGCTGCCGTACGGCGTGCAGAAGCGGGTCGAGCTCGGCCGGGCGCTGGCGATGGAGCCGCGACTGCTGCTGCTCGACGAGCCCGTGGCGGGCATGAACCTGGAGGAGACCGAGGACATGGCGCGCTACATCCTCGACATCCGCGACGAGCTGCGGATCCCGATGATCATGGTCGAGCACGACATGGGCCTGGTCATGGACATCGCCGACCGGGTCCTGGTCGTCGACTTCGGGACCCCGGTCGCGACGGGCACGCCGGCCGAGGTGCAGCGCGACCCCGACGTGATCCGGGCCTACCTCGGGGGTGCGTCGGTATGA
- a CDS encoding AMP-binding protein, whose amino-acid sequence MSTRTVVTRIRDRARATPKGVAMREKRLGIWHEITWADYWDTVLDVGHALLALDVRPGDRVSVQSENRPEWLFLDIATVAVRAITVGLYPTNPTAETAYLLSHSGACLHLAEDQEQVDKALGVEDVPRLRRIVYVEPRGLSPYDDPRLMTWARLLELGREHRAAHPGAVEALVDAAEADDVMTLVYTSGTTGPPKGAMLTVGNAEFALETVLERSPFADPPPGPRDLTLSYLPLCHVAERVLTTWYNAGAGTQVNFAESIETVPQNLREVQPSLFFAVPRIWEKLLATTRIKLDSATWAKRRYAAFWLRRADRLGARLAATGGRHTVGTRLVYAVGWVLFYRALRDRLGLRRVRHASSGAAPIAPEVLQFFMGIGVPMHELYGMTENTAIATANRPGRVRLGTVGEIHGGTEVRLDEATGEILTRHAAVFAGYWQDPEATERTISADGWLHTGDVGEWVDGTHLRITDRMKDIIITAGGKNVAPSEIENALKASPFVKEAVVVGDGRKYLTALIGIELDTVGAWAQQQRLAFTTYRDLSGKAEVRALVQGIVDDVNSRHNPVEQIKHFRMLPKELDHEDGELTATQKVKRSAIDAMFHDLVEEMYGAGREGAA is encoded by the coding sequence ATGAGCACCCGCACCGTCGTGACCCGGATCCGCGACCGCGCGCGGGCGACGCCGAAGGGCGTGGCGATGCGCGAGAAGCGTCTCGGCATCTGGCACGAGATCACCTGGGCCGACTACTGGGACACCGTCCTCGACGTCGGCCACGCCCTGCTCGCACTCGACGTGCGTCCGGGCGACCGGGTGTCGGTGCAGAGCGAGAACCGCCCGGAGTGGCTCTTCCTCGACATCGCGACCGTCGCCGTCCGCGCGATCACGGTGGGCCTCTACCCGACCAACCCGACCGCGGAGACGGCGTACCTGCTCTCCCACAGCGGCGCCTGCCTCCACCTCGCCGAGGACCAGGAGCAGGTCGACAAGGCGCTCGGGGTCGAGGACGTGCCGCGACTGCGCCGGATCGTGTACGTCGAGCCGCGCGGCCTCTCGCCGTACGACGACCCGCGGCTGATGACCTGGGCCCGGCTGCTCGAGCTCGGCCGGGAGCACCGGGCCGCCCACCCCGGCGCGGTCGAGGCGCTCGTCGACGCGGCCGAGGCGGACGACGTGATGACCCTCGTCTACACGTCGGGCACGACCGGGCCGCCGAAGGGCGCGATGCTCACCGTCGGCAATGCGGAGTTCGCCCTCGAGACGGTGCTCGAGCGCAGCCCGTTCGCCGACCCGCCGCCGGGCCCGCGTGACCTGACCCTGTCGTACCTCCCGCTGTGCCACGTCGCGGAGCGGGTGCTGACGACCTGGTACAACGCCGGGGCGGGCACCCAGGTCAACTTCGCCGAGTCGATCGAGACCGTGCCCCAGAACCTGCGCGAGGTGCAGCCCTCGCTGTTCTTCGCGGTGCCGCGGATCTGGGAGAAGCTGCTCGCGACCACCCGGATCAAGCTCGACTCCGCGACCTGGGCCAAGCGCCGGTACGCCGCCTTCTGGCTGCGCCGCGCCGACCGGCTCGGCGCGCGGCTGGCCGCCACCGGCGGGCGGCACACGGTCGGCACCCGGCTGGTGTACGCCGTCGGCTGGGTGCTGTTCTACCGCGCACTGCGCGACCGGCTCGGCCTGCGGCGCGTGCGGCACGCGAGCAGCGGCGCGGCCCCGATCGCCCCGGAGGTGCTGCAGTTCTTCATGGGGATCGGGGTGCCGATGCACGAGCTCTACGGCATGACCGAGAACACCGCGATAGCGACGGCGAACCGGCCGGGACGGGTGCGGCTCGGGACGGTCGGCGAGATCCACGGCGGCACCGAGGTGCGCCTCGACGAAGCCACCGGCGAGATCCTCACCCGGCACGCCGCGGTGTTCGCCGGCTACTGGCAGGACCCCGAGGCCACCGAGCGCACCATCAGCGCCGACGGCTGGCTGCACACCGGCGACGTGGGGGAGTGGGTCGACGGCACCCACCTGCGGATCACCGACCGGATGAAGGACATCATCATCACGGCGGGCGGCAAGAACGTCGCGCCGTCCGAGATCGAGAACGCCCTCAAGGCATCGCCCTTCGTCAAGGAGGCGGTCGTCGTCGGCGACGGCCGCAAGTACCTCACCGCGCTGATCGGCATCGAGCTCGACACCGTCGGCGCCTGGGCCCAGCAGCAGCGACTGGCGTTCACGACCTACCGCGACCTCTCGGGGAAGGCGGAGGTCCGGGCCCTGGTGCAGGGCATCGTCGACGACGTCAACAGCCGCCACAACCCGGTCGAGCAGATCAAGCACTTCCGGATGCTGCCCAAGGAGCTGGACCACGAGGACGGCGAGCTCACCGCGACGCAGAAGGTCAAGCGCTCGGCGATCGACGCGATGTTCCACGACCTCGTCGAGGAGATGTACGGCGCGGGGCGGGAGGGGGCGGCATGA
- a CDS encoding branched-chain amino acid ABC transporter permease, with translation MTQFLGAVAGGVGLGSIYALLALGFVIIYKSMRVISFAQPAFMLAGAVLVSYLSPSIGFVPAVVVGAIAIAGVALVVERVAIRPMVGKAVFVIAIITIGIDIVVRVVAGAFIGRDPRQVGDPWGIDAWEVGGVYIAHRHIAAFLVTTVLVLALFAFFRWTPIGLAMRASALDQEAAMAQGVSVGAVFAVSWALAGGLAAVAGVFAASGRTMDQNLWHIALAALPVIILGGLDSLGGAVLGGLLIGVAQQVVASYHRQWFPGLDTNIGSITPYLVMLVVLLVRPYGLFGTKEVERV, from the coding sequence ATGACCCAGTTCCTCGGCGCGGTCGCGGGCGGCGTCGGCCTCGGCTCCATCTACGCCCTGCTGGCGCTGGGCTTCGTGATCATCTACAAGTCGATGCGGGTGATCAGCTTCGCCCAGCCCGCCTTCATGCTGGCCGGAGCGGTCCTGGTGTCCTATCTCTCGCCGTCGATCGGCTTCGTGCCCGCCGTCGTCGTCGGCGCGATCGCGATCGCCGGGGTCGCGCTCGTGGTGGAGCGGGTAGCGATCCGGCCGATGGTCGGCAAGGCCGTCTTCGTGATCGCCATCATCACCATCGGGATCGACATCGTCGTGCGGGTCGTGGCGGGCGCCTTCATCGGCCGCGACCCCCGCCAGGTCGGCGATCCGTGGGGCATCGATGCCTGGGAGGTCGGCGGCGTCTACATCGCTCACCGCCACATCGCGGCCTTCCTCGTCACGACCGTGCTGGTGCTCGCACTGTTCGCCTTCTTCCGCTGGACGCCGATCGGCCTGGCGATGCGCGCCTCGGCGCTGGACCAGGAGGCGGCGATGGCCCAGGGCGTCAGCGTGGGCGCGGTGTTCGCCGTCTCCTGGGCGCTCGCGGGCGGGCTGGCGGCGGTGGCGGGCGTGTTCGCCGCGAGCGGGCGGACGATGGACCAGAACCTGTGGCACATCGCCCTCGCCGCGCTCCCGGTGATCATCCTCGGCGGGCTCGACTCGCTCGGCGGTGCGGTGCTCGGCGGGCTGTTGATCGGCGTGGCGCAACAGGTCGTGGCGTCGTACCACCGCCAGTGGTTCCCCGGTCTCGACACCAACATCGGCTCGATCACGCCCTATCTGGTGATGCTGGTGGTGCTGCTCGTCCGGCCCTACGGCCTGTTCGGCACCAAGGAGGTCGAACGGGTATGA